The following are encoded together in the Deltaproteobacteria bacterium genome:
- a CDS encoding RluA family pseudouridine synthase: MRALETYSEKTSRLSVEVGGKISERIDSYLHRMFEGFSRNRIQRWLKEGNICVNGEMVKKNYITKEGDKIYINPSFAEPIRVEPCDVSFDIIYEDENIVVVDKPAGIVVYPGAGREKKSIVSGLLYRGVRLSRIGAPVRCGVVHRLDKDTSGVMVLAKDEYTHLKLSQQFAEHTIGRKYIGVVYGTFKEEKGIIDKPIGRHPKERKRFAIVSDKRAISHYRILRRLKDETVLLFRLETGRTHQIRVHMQFMGHPIVGDKLYGGKKGKEEENIERQALHAYLLSFVHPVKRQVVKFVSPLPKDMRNLIRRKRK, encoded by the coding sequence ATGAGAGCTTTGGAGACTTATTCAGAGAAAACCAGTAGACTATCTGTAGAAGTAGGTGGAAAAATAAGTGAGCGTATAGATAGCTATCTTCACCGTATGTTTGAAGGATTTTCCAGGAATAGAATACAAAGATGGTTAAAAGAGGGGAATATTTGCGTAAATGGAGAAATGGTTAAGAAAAACTATATTACAAAGGAAGGAGACAAGATTTACATTAATCCTTCCTTTGCGGAACCTATTCGGGTAGAGCCATGTGATGTTTCATTTGATATAATTTATGAAGATGAAAATATTGTTGTAGTGGACAAACCAGCAGGGATTGTGGTATATCCAGGAGCGGGGAGAGAAAAGAAAAGCATTGTAAGTGGTCTTCTATATCGTGGTGTAAGGTTATCTCGCATAGGAGCACCTGTAAGATGCGGAGTGGTGCATAGGCTGGACAAGGATACCAGTGGAGTGATGGTTTTAGCTAAGGATGAATATACACATCTAAAGCTATCACAACAGTTTGCGGAGCATACAATAGGCAGAAAATATATTGGTGTGGTTTACGGTACCTTTAAGGAAGAGAAAGGAATAATTGATAAGCCTATAGGCAGGCATCCTAAGGAAAGAAAGAGGTTTGCTATAGTCTCTGATAAGCGGGCTATTTCTCATTATCGCATTCTTCGTAGATTAAAAGATGAAACAGTTTTATTGTTTAGGCTGGAAACAGGAAGGACTCATCAAATAAGGGTGCACATGCAGTTTATGGGACACCCTATAGTAGGAGATAAACTGTATGGTGGTAAGAAGGGAAAGGAAGAAGAAAATATTGAAAGGCAGGCTTTACATGCATATCTTTTGAGTTTTGTGCATCCTGTAAAGAGACAGGTTGTAAAATTTGTATCTCCATTACCGAAAGATATGAGAAATTTAATAAGGAGGAAAAGAAAATGA